One Deinococcus sp. LM3 genomic region harbors:
- the moaD gene encoding molybdopterin converting factor subunit 1, with translation MQLNVVFFARLKRETGVEHLTLDVADGSDVRAVATLIEARYGLSLKGCMVAVNESYATPDTVLTPGAEVAFLPPVAGGSDDEGDRTHCEVTSEPLRLDAADAFLVRPQYGAQAYFVGTVRSPNQGKVVEYIEYEGYEPMARKVMQGAADAARERHGELRVYLQHRVGRLHPGEASILIGVASPHRRAALEACDFIIEHLKVHVPVWKHEVDEDGQHWVDGQTAHDTL, from the coding sequence ATGCAGCTGAATGTGGTGTTTTTTGCCCGTCTGAAGCGGGAAACAGGCGTCGAGCACCTGACGCTGGACGTGGCAGACGGCAGTGACGTGCGCGCCGTGGCCACCCTGATCGAGGCGCGCTACGGCCTGAGTTTGAAAGGCTGCATGGTCGCCGTGAACGAGAGCTACGCCACGCCGGACACGGTCCTGACCCCCGGCGCAGAGGTCGCGTTCCTGCCGCCCGTCGCCGGCGGCTCGGACGACGAGGGCGACAGGACCCACTGCGAGGTCACGTCCGAACCGCTACGCCTGGACGCCGCCGACGCCTTCCTGGTGCGCCCGCAGTACGGCGCGCAGGCCTACTTCGTGGGGACCGTGCGCAGCCCCAACCAGGGAAAGGTCGTGGAGTACATAGAGTACGAAGGCTACGAACCCATGGCCCGCAAGGTCATGCAGGGCGCCGCCGACGCCGCGCGTGAACGCCACGGTGAGCTGCGCGTCTATCTGCAACACCGCGTGGGCCGACTGCATCCGGGCGAGGCCAGCATCCTGATCGGCGTCGCCAGCCCGCACCGGCGCGCCGCGCTCGAAGCCTGCGATTTCATCATCGAACACCTGAAAGTCCACGTCCCGGTCTGGAAACACGAGGTGGACGAGGACGGCCAGCACTGGGTAGACGGCCAGACCGCCCACGACACCCTCTGA
- a CDS encoding diacylglycerol kinase family protein, with protein MTVTSSGVSPAPSGRRGATLIFNAGAGGSEHCTPDDLVAALEGIGFSPVYRSTACEADLDAALADAQGAVFVAGGDGTVRAAALRLAGREGVTLGVIPMGTANNVARTLGVQGAPLDVIAAYGRSEVRAFDLGRVEAPWGEDLFLEACGCGAFADVMAEYDPEAGKSPLRAVQALTATLTNFDPSPVALCVDGVPEPEVPLALLEVMNTNATGPRLRLATHADPGDGLLDVVRIDAGAREGLLAYLAALARDEFTDLDSVQVSRAGVVEIPYVGQAFHVDAEVRPPVQGASGRVRIEVWPGALSVLVPLAGV; from the coding sequence ATGACAGTCACGAGTTCCGGGGTGAGCCCCGCACCGTCCGGGCGGCGGGGCGCGACCCTGATTTTCAATGCGGGAGCGGGCGGCAGTGAGCACTGCACGCCGGACGATCTGGTGGCGGCGCTGGAGGGGATCGGCTTCTCGCCGGTGTACCGCAGCACGGCGTGCGAGGCGGATCTGGACGCGGCGCTCGCGGACGCTCAGGGTGCGGTGTTCGTGGCGGGCGGGGACGGCACGGTGCGGGCGGCGGCGCTGCGTCTGGCGGGGCGTGAGGGGGTGACGCTGGGCGTGATTCCCATGGGGACGGCGAACAATGTGGCCCGGACGCTGGGCGTGCAGGGTGCGCCGCTGGACGTGATCGCGGCGTACGGCCGTTCGGAGGTTCGTGCGTTCGATCTGGGCCGTGTGGAGGCGCCGTGGGGTGAGGATCTGTTCCTGGAGGCGTGCGGGTGCGGGGCGTTCGCGGACGTGATGGCCGAGTACGACCCGGAGGCCGGGAAGAGTCCGCTGCGGGCCGTGCAGGCGCTGACGGCGACCCTGACGAATTTCGATCCGTCGCCCGTGGCGCTGTGCGTGGATGGCGTGCCGGAGCCGGAGGTGCCGCTGGCGCTGCTGGAGGTGATGAACACGAACGCGACCGGGCCGAGGTTGCGTCTGGCGACGCACGCCGATCCGGGGGACGGTCTGCTGGACGTCGTCAGGATCGATGCGGGCGCGCGCGAGGGGCTGCTGGCGTACTTGGCGGCGCTGGCGCGGGACGAGTTCACGGACCTGGACAGCGTGCAGGTCAGCCGGGCGGGCGTGGTCGAGATTCCGTACGTGGGTCAGGCGTTCCACGTGGATGCGGAGGTGCGGCCGCCGGTTCAGGGCGCGTCGGGCCGGGTGCGGATCGAGGTGTGGCCGGGGGCGCTGTCCGTGCTGGTGCCGCTGGCCGGGGTCTGA
- a CDS encoding LAGLIDADG family homing endonuclease: protein MTTLSAQPLTNFDDNAHHIARRQYLQGSDGDLSGMFRRIATWVAGAESESVRDHWAQKYYDLMAEKKFCPGGRVLAGAGTSHGNVLNCFVQGATEHDPSTFEGVMEVAKKLALVTKVGGGNGVNLDVYTPRAQGSRPDAGVRGWAYMSAAHADVTDFIEGLMRPPTQPDGDKQPVAVRNWTRVVYGQVINPELVALARANGVAVVKAMPEGVQAVPDDMGGIIDAARKVADDAKLGLEPRIDLSHMRPEGAPIKGSGGTSSGPVSFLLEIFDNFLEWSNRGAEQSGPINTLRFVYAPVLRVVRQGGTRRGAGMATISIEHPDVLDFLTAKDLDREAAEGDISTFNISILVTEKFWDTLQRDALWHVSVQDVPGKYALHPQAEPYTGTLPTLPDREEDGARGVPVYTTASNGKIDPTDTRPGLPARWLWDQIAQHAWSTGEPGLIFVDRINQYSALKNLGKRYEIRSTNPCVTADTWVSTAMGARQVQHLIGKDFCATVNGESFNARGGFWLTGVKPVLKVTTRRGYELRLTDNHQLLKVVRQTRDTQETQWVETGTLNAGDRIMLNDHRDVTPWAGAGNRSEGWLLGSLIGDGTFITDKARPMAALGFWGEERHALADAAQGALSRMGAVKKLWRSDDEQRARIRLSSEALAELAAKYGVVHGHKTLTDQIEQGGFEFYRGVLQGLFDADGSVQGTQAKGVSVRLAQSDLTLLKRAQRMLARLGILSSLHTERRPAGTHTLPDGKGGAAQYAIQAQHELIVSGSNLHTFAQLVNFRDARKAAQLNDRLAAYTRDLNRERFSDEIVSIQPDGEEAVYDVTVQDVHAFDANGILAHNCGEIPLTVGEPCDLGAINLAAYVKDSRFDETTFRADVRTAVRFLDDVLDVNVFALEDNRVASQDLRRLGLGVMGLADALIKLGLRYDSDTGRRVIYDIMSALREEAIAESENLGQERGVYPVYERHADKVPHAPRRNVAVLTVAPTGTTSMLMGVSSGIEPVFSPFIWRKIGSEYRALLAPLFVELLETYPAPDGMQDPQGNWNWDKVTEAVSENHGSVVGLPFIPDALQQVFVCAHDIKPVDHVRMQGVVQCAFDAEGFAANSLSKTINLPNSATLQDVQDAYSEAYRTGCKGITVYRDGSRQFQVLSTSKKKDKTEEPAPATDASADVMGEATPQPTPTPVAATPAPVAAPAAAQATQPAPRAVYQRPTRLSGITDMIKLTDPTSGHRRSFLVTVNHLDRKPVEVMVISGRAGDEANADSEALGRVVSIALQHGVPAQAIIKTLRGINGGLYGSYNGRLVGSKADLIAVALETFQKDMEAAQLPPLAGGSTDTPAPASAAPSGVSVEGMDGMSRDRCPVCEERAVIREEGCLKCQACGYSKCG from the coding sequence GTGACCACCCTCAGCGCCCAGCCCCTGACCAACTTCGACGACAACGCCCACCACATCGCCCGGCGGCAGTACCTGCAGGGCAGCGACGGCGACCTGAGCGGCATGTTCCGCCGCATCGCCACCTGGGTCGCCGGGGCCGAAAGTGAAAGCGTACGCGACCACTGGGCGCAGAAATACTACGACCTGATGGCCGAGAAGAAATTCTGCCCCGGCGGCCGCGTCCTGGCCGGAGCGGGCACCTCGCACGGCAACGTCCTGAACTGCTTCGTGCAGGGCGCCACCGAACACGATCCCAGCACCTTCGAGGGCGTCATGGAAGTCGCGAAGAAACTCGCGCTGGTCACCAAGGTCGGCGGCGGCAACGGCGTGAACCTCGACGTGTACACCCCCCGCGCGCAGGGCAGCCGCCCGGACGCCGGCGTGCGTGGCTGGGCGTACATGAGCGCCGCCCACGCCGACGTGACCGACTTCATCGAGGGCCTCATGCGGCCCCCCACGCAACCCGACGGTGACAAGCAACCCGTCGCCGTGCGCAACTGGACGCGCGTGGTGTACGGACAGGTCATCAACCCCGAACTGGTCGCGCTGGCCCGCGCCAACGGCGTCGCCGTCGTGAAAGCCATGCCCGAAGGCGTGCAGGCCGTCCCGGACGACATGGGCGGCATCATCGACGCGGCCCGCAAGGTCGCCGACGACGCCAAACTCGGCCTGGAGCCCCGCATCGACCTGAGCCACATGCGGCCCGAAGGTGCGCCCATCAAGGGCTCGGGCGGCACCAGCAGCGGCCCCGTCAGCTTCCTGCTCGAAATCTTCGACAACTTCCTGGAATGGTCCAACCGCGGCGCGGAACAGAGCGGCCCCATCAACACCCTGCGCTTCGTGTACGCCCCCGTCCTGCGCGTCGTCCGTCAGGGCGGCACCCGGCGCGGCGCGGGCATGGCCACCATCTCCATCGAGCACCCGGACGTCCTGGACTTCCTGACCGCCAAGGACCTCGACCGCGAGGCCGCCGAGGGTGACATCAGCACCTTCAACATCAGCATCCTCGTCACCGAGAAATTCTGGGACACCCTGCAACGCGACGCTCTGTGGCACGTCAGCGTGCAGGACGTGCCCGGCAAGTACGCCCTGCACCCCCAGGCAGAACCCTACACCGGCACGCTCCCCACCCTCCCCGACCGCGAGGAGGACGGCGCGCGCGGCGTGCCCGTGTACACCACCGCCAGCAACGGCAAGATCGACCCGACCGACACCCGCCCCGGCCTTCCCGCCCGGTGGCTGTGGGACCAGATCGCCCAGCACGCCTGGAGCACCGGCGAACCGGGGCTGATCTTCGTGGACCGCATCAACCAGTACAGCGCCCTGAAGAACCTCGGCAAACGCTACGAGATCCGCAGCACCAACCCCTGCGTGACGGCCGACACCTGGGTCAGCACGGCCATGGGCGCGCGGCAGGTGCAGCACCTGATCGGGAAGGACTTCTGCGCCACGGTCAACGGCGAGTCCTTCAACGCGCGGGGCGGCTTCTGGCTGACGGGCGTGAAACCCGTCCTGAAAGTCACCACCCGGCGCGGGTACGAACTGCGCCTGACGGACAACCACCAGCTGCTGAAAGTCGTGCGGCAGACGCGAGACACCCAGGAAACGCAGTGGGTGGAAACCGGCACCCTGAACGCCGGGGACCGCATCATGCTCAACGACCACCGCGACGTGACCCCCTGGGCCGGCGCCGGTAACCGCAGCGAGGGCTGGCTGCTGGGCAGCCTGATCGGCGACGGCACGTTCATCACGGACAAGGCCCGCCCGATGGCCGCGCTGGGTTTCTGGGGCGAGGAACGCCACGCCCTGGCCGACGCCGCACAGGGCGCCCTGAGCCGGATGGGCGCCGTGAAGAAACTCTGGCGCAGCGACGACGAACAGCGCGCCCGCATCCGCCTGAGCAGCGAGGCGCTGGCGGAACTGGCCGCGAAGTACGGCGTCGTTCACGGGCACAAGACCCTGACCGACCAGATCGAACAGGGCGGCTTCGAGTTCTACCGGGGCGTGCTGCAGGGCCTGTTCGACGCGGACGGCAGCGTGCAGGGCACGCAGGCCAAGGGCGTCAGCGTGCGCCTCGCGCAGTCCGACCTGACCCTCCTGAAACGCGCCCAGCGCATGCTGGCCCGCCTGGGCATCCTGAGCAGCCTCCACACCGAACGCCGTCCCGCCGGAACGCACACCCTGCCCGACGGGAAAGGTGGCGCCGCCCAGTACGCCATCCAGGCGCAGCACGAACTGATCGTCAGCGGCAGCAACCTGCACACCTTCGCGCAACTGGTGAACTTCCGGGACGCCCGCAAGGCCGCCCAGCTGAACGACCGACTGGCCGCGTACACCCGCGACCTGAACCGCGAACGCTTCAGCGACGAGATCGTCAGCATCCAGCCCGACGGTGAAGAAGCCGTGTACGACGTCACCGTGCAAGACGTCCACGCCTTCGACGCGAACGGCATCCTGGCCCACAACTGCGGCGAGATCCCGCTGACCGTCGGTGAACCCTGCGACCTGGGCGCCATCAACCTCGCCGCGTACGTCAAGGACAGCCGCTTCGACGAGACCACCTTCCGCGCCGACGTGCGCACCGCCGTCCGCTTCCTGGACGACGTGCTGGACGTGAACGTGTTCGCGCTGGAAGACAACCGCGTGGCCAGCCAGGACCTGCGCCGCCTGGGCCTGGGCGTCATGGGTCTCGCGGACGCCCTGATCAAACTGGGCCTGCGGTACGACAGCGACACCGGCCGCCGCGTCATCTACGACATCATGAGCGCCCTGCGGGAAGAAGCCATCGCCGAGAGCGAGAACCTCGGGCAGGAACGCGGCGTGTACCCCGTGTACGAACGCCACGCCGACAAAGTCCCCCACGCGCCACGCCGGAACGTCGCCGTGCTGACCGTCGCCCCCACCGGCACCACCAGCATGCTCATGGGCGTCAGTAGCGGCATCGAGCCCGTGTTCAGCCCGTTCATCTGGCGCAAGATCGGCAGCGAGTACCGCGCCCTGCTCGCCCCGCTGTTCGTCGAACTGCTCGAAACGTACCCCGCGCCCGACGGCATGCAGGACCCCCAGGGCAACTGGAACTGGGACAAGGTCACCGAGGCCGTCAGCGAGAACCACGGCAGCGTCGTCGGCCTGCCCTTCATCCCCGACGCGCTCCAGCAGGTGTTCGTCTGCGCGCACGACATCAAACCCGTCGATCACGTCCGCATGCAGGGCGTCGTGCAGTGCGCCTTCGACGCCGAAGGCTTCGCCGCGAACAGCCTCAGCAAGACCATCAACCTCCCCAACAGCGCCACCCTGCAAGACGTGCAGGACGCGTACAGCGAGGCGTACCGCACCGGCTGCAAAGGCATCACCGTGTACCGCGACGGGAGCCGCCAGTTCCAGGTGCTGAGCACCAGCAAGAAAAAAGACAAGACCGAAGAACCCGCCCCGGCCACCGACGCCAGCGCCGACGTGATGGGCGAAGCCACCCCCCAACCCACCCCCACCCCGGTTGCCGCCACGCCCGCCCCGGTTGCCGCCCCCGCCGCCGCGCAGGCCACCCAGCCCGCCCCACGGGCCGTGTACCAGCGCCCCACCCGCCTCAGCGGCATCACCGACATGATCAAACTCACGGACCCCACCAGCGGCCACCGCCGCAGCTTCCTCGTCACCGTCAACCACCTCGACCGCAAACCCGTCGAAGTCATGGTCATCAGCGGCCGCGCCGGCGACGAAGCCAACGCCGACAGCGAAGCCCTCGGCCGCGTCGTATCCATCGCCCTGCAACACGGCGTGCCCGCCCAGGCCATCATCAAAACCCTGCGCGGCATCAACGGCGGCCTGTACGGCAGCTACAACGGCCGCCTCGTCGGCAGCAAGGCCGACCTGATCGCCGTCGCCCTCGAAACCTTCCAGAAAGACATGGAAGCCGCCCAGCTCCCCCCCCTCGCCGGAGGCAGCACCGACACCCCCGCACCCGCCAGCGCCGCCCCCAGCGGCGTCAGCGTGGAAGGCATGGACGGCATGAGCCGCGACCGCTGCCCCGTCTGCGAGGAACGCGCCGTGATCCGCGAGGAAGGCTGCCTGAAATGCCAAGCCTGCGGCTACAGCAAATGCGGATGA
- a CDS encoding PHP domain-containing protein, which yields MRVDLHLHTEVSHDCRTSLRDIPGWMLRTNTRVIAVTDHDQQRGGPELQGMVRDLGLDDRLSVIAGEEVTTSEGELIGLFLSERIPPQLSPEDTVRAIREQGGLVLLQHGFDPFKRYRLRPEATARIAHEVDIVETFNSRLSRPHWNRVAATWAQERGLPMSGGSDAHTLHDIGEAWVETPFRRIETPQQLLEALREGTVGGQWTHPVYAYGRKQWRVLNGRLRRDGPPG from the coding sequence ATGCGCGTGGACCTGCACCTGCACACGGAGGTCAGTCATGACTGCCGCACGTCGCTGCGGGACATTCCGGGCTGGATGCTGCGCACGAACACCCGCGTGATTGCCGTGACGGACCACGACCAGCAGCGGGGCGGCCCGGAATTGCAGGGCATGGTGCGGGATCTGGGTCTGGATGACCGCCTGAGTGTCATTGCGGGTGAGGAGGTCACGACCAGCGAGGGCGAGCTGATCGGGTTGTTCCTCTCGGAGCGCATTCCGCCGCAGCTGTCCCCGGAGGACACGGTGCGCGCCATCCGCGAGCAGGGCGGGCTGGTGCTATTGCAGCACGGCTTCGATCCTTTCAAGCGGTACCGCCTGCGGCCCGAGGCGACCGCCCGGATTGCCCATGAGGTGGATATCGTCGAGACGTTCAACTCGCGCCTATCGCGTCCGCACTGGAACCGCGTGGCGGCCACCTGGGCGCAGGAACGCGGGTTGCCCATGTCGGGCGGCAGTGACGCGCACACGCTGCACGACATCGGGGAGGCGTGGGTGGAAACGCCGTTCCGCCGCATCGAGACGCCCCAGCAGCTGCTGGAGGCCCTGCGGGAAGGTACGGTAGGTGGGCAGTGGACCCATCCGGTGTACGCGTACGGGCGTAAGCAGTGGCGGGTGCTGAACGGCCGCCTGCGCCGCGACGGGCCGCCCGGCTGA
- a CDS encoding IS630 family transposase — translation MTETLRLAERLSPRVSLWCMDEHRIGLKPIRRSMWAPTGQPLTCPVQPGYEWLYVYAFVNPESGESLFWLIPVVNKQAYAAVMTAFAQKVGAGADHRVLVVQDGAGFHLPPDDGHPEGIQTVTLPPYSPELQPAERLWELTDVPIANRAFKSIKEVEAALSDRCVWLEGQPDLVTRHTLFYWWPLLAN, via the coding sequence CTGACCGAGACGCTCCGCCTGGCGGAGCGTCTCTCACCGCGTGTCTCTCTGTGGTGCATGGACGAACATCGAATCGGGCTCAAACCGATCCGGCGTTCCATGTGGGCGCCAACTGGGCAGCCGTTGACGTGTCCAGTTCAGCCTGGATACGAGTGGTTGTATGTGTACGCGTTTGTCAATCCGGAGAGTGGCGAGAGCTTGTTCTGGTTGATCCCGGTGGTGAACAAGCAGGCGTATGCGGCCGTCATGACGGCGTTTGCGCAGAAGGTCGGCGCGGGCGCCGACCATCGTGTGTTGGTCGTTCAGGATGGGGCCGGTTTCCATTTGCCACCGGATGACGGGCATCCTGAGGGGATTCAGACGGTGACGTTGCCGCCGTACTCGCCGGAATTGCAGCCAGCGGAACGGCTGTGGGAGTTGACGGATGTACCGATTGCGAATCGAGCGTTCAAGAGCATCAAGGAGGTGGAGGCAGCACTCTCGGATCGCTGCGTCTGGTTGGAAGGTCAACCTGATCTGGTCACTCGTCACACGCTCTTCTACTGGTGGCCCTTGTTGGCTAATTAA
- a CDS encoding winged helix-turn-helix domain-containing protein, producing the protein MKQIPLTAPLAHDADTFWHLYRASTCAVERRRAQLFALLAEGRPVPEILQVTRYNRVTVYGLVKRYREQGLAGLRDARHANQGAPRLLTAEQQQTLAARLHADFEQGIVWSGKDVQDWLQQQYGMAVHLGRTYEFLRAAGFTPQRPRPRHVGGDEAAKEAFKTKS; encoded by the coding sequence ATCAAACAGATACCTCTAACCGCTCCTCTCGCGCATGACGCTGACACCTTCTGGCATCTCTACCGGGCCAGTACCTGTGCCGTCGAACGACGCAGAGCTCAACTCTTCGCACTCCTCGCAGAAGGACGCCCCGTGCCAGAGATCCTTCAAGTGACCCGGTACAACCGGGTCACAGTCTACGGACTGGTCAAGCGCTACCGCGAACAGGGGCTCGCTGGCCTCCGTGACGCGCGTCACGCCAACCAGGGCGCTCCCCGCCTCCTGACGGCCGAGCAACAACAAACCCTGGCTGCCCGACTGCACGCCGACTTCGAGCAGGGCATCGTGTGGTCCGGTAAAGACGTTCAAGACTGGCTTCAGCAGCAGTACGGAATGGCCGTCCATCTCGGGCGCACCTATGAATTCCTACGGGCGGCGGGCTTCACGCCTCAACGCCCTCGACCCCGGCACGTTGGCGGCGATGAGGCCGCCAAGGAAGCGTTCAAAACAAAGTCCTGA